Proteins found in one Candidatus Bathyarchaeota archaeon genomic segment:
- a CDS encoding 4Fe-4S cluster-binding domain-containing protein: protein MSGASQVPGPTCVNLILTDLCNRACPFCFLNDWIRGDEAGARHMSYKDLRTVIRWLRDSKIWRVKLAGGEPMLHPNLLDFVRELMKNRIVIDAVLTNGLGETELYEEVARLTGTNWLVNVMPPEAYTRDEWELLNRNLEVLRWRNEDASVIRSGFDTSSLRHLCLSITFYRPDQNYAYIIDLAKSYGSPVIRYDVSRPSADKSNLHIDFNSLKRVKPTLMSFVESCVRMRVKPLLDDALPFCMFNQKELMFLYLFSNFSSICLPSLDVMPDLRVEYCTSMRGLLPTHRVPEASVDKMFQDLLSSSNRYRNYQLSTCKNCYNWRMGLCQGYCLRFKVDAIKYGER, encoded by the coding sequence GTGTCAGGGGCGTCTCAAGTTCCAGGTCCTACATGCGTTAACCTTATTTTAACAGATCTATGCAATAGGGCTTGCCCCTTCTGCTTCCTCAACGATTGGATAAGGGGGGATGAAGCGGGGGCACGCCACATGTCTTACAAGGACCTCCGTACAGTTATCCGCTGGCTCAGGGATTCCAAGATATGGAGGGTTAAGTTGGCTGGTGGTGAGCCGATGCTCCACCCAAACCTCCTCGACTTTGTCAGGGAATTGATGAAAAACCGCATCGTGATCGATGCTGTGCTGACGAATGGGTTGGGGGAGACTGAGCTGTATGAGGAGGTAGCTAGGCTCACCGGAACAAATTGGCTCGTCAACGTAATGCCTCCTGAGGCTTATACCAGAGATGAGTGGGAGCTGCTGAATAGAAACCTCGAGGTTTTGAGGTGGAGGAATGAGGATGCCTCCGTGATCCGTTCAGGATTTGATACGAGCAGCCTCAGACATCTATGCCTCTCAATAACCTTCTACAGGCCTGATCAGAATTATGCGTATATCATCGATTTGGCTAAGAGTTACGGGTCTCCAGTGATTAGGTATGATGTCAGCAGACCCTCTGCGGATAAGAGCAACCTCCACATCGATTTCAATTCCCTTAAGAGAGTTAAGCCAACCTTAATGAGCTTTGTGGAAAGCTGTGTTAGAATGAGGGTGAAACCACTTTTAGATGATGCCCTCCCCTTTTGTATGTTCAACCAGAAGGAGTTGATGTTCCTATATCTCTTCAGCAACTTCTCCTCGATCTGTCTACCTAGCCTTGATGTAATGCCGGACCTAAGGGTTGAGTACTGCACCTCGATGAGGGGCTTACTGCCTACACATAGGGTTCCAGAGGCCTCTGTTGATAAAATGTTTCAAGATTTATTGAGCAGTTCAAACAGATATCGAAACTATCAGCTTTCTACATGCAAAAACTGTTATAACTGGAGGATGGGCCTCTGTCAAGGATACTGCCTACGCTTCAAAGTCGATGCCATAAAATATGGAGAAAGGTGA